The window CAGCTGTTAGGGGAGGGCGCGTTCCTCGCCTTCGCGGACGCGGAGCATCCCGGCGGCGCGTTCTTCCCGATCGACCGCCGCCAAGTCGATCCCGCCCCGTTCTATCTCGTGTGGCAGGGCGAGGGGCGCAGCGACACCACGCTCTGGCCGTGGCCGTATCAGCTCGCCGAGATCGAGGTGGTCGACTTCGCGCGCGCATTCCCGCACGTCGTGCCCCAGGGCGCCGCGCCCGATTCCGCCGCGCAGCGCGGCTTCGCGCTGTTCCGCGCGAGCTGCATCGCGTGCCACGCGATCAACGGCGAGGGCGGCACCGTGGGGCCCGAGCTGAACGTGCCGCGCAGCATCGTCGAGTACCGCGACGCCGAGCAGCTGAAAGCGTTCATCCGCGACCCGCGCAGCTTCCGCTACACGAGCATGCCCGCGCACCCGCACTTCCGCGACGCGGACCTCGACGCGCTGATCGCCTACTTCACGCACATGAGCGCGCACAAGCGGGATCCCGGTGCGGGGCCTGGGCATTAGAACCCATCTCAGAATTCCGGACCGAGCCCGGCGCGCGGATTTGGCCGGCTGGCGAGGCGCGCGAGCGAAGGCGTATCTGTCGATACTCCGAGCGAAGCGCAACGAAGCCAGGCGGACAAAGACGCGCGCCCGGCGACGGGAGGAATTCTGAGATGGGTTCCAACGAGGAGTCGCCGTGATCGACCTCTACACCGCGTCCACGCCGAACGGCTGGAAAGTCTCGATCGCGCTGGAAGAGCTCGGCATCCCGTATCGCGTCACGGCGATCGATCTCGCGAAGAACGTGCAGAAGGAGCCGTGGTTTCTCGCGATCAATCCCAACGGGCGCGTGCCCGCGATCGTCGACCGCGCGAACGGAGACTTCGCGGTGTTCGAGAGCGGCGCGATCCTGCTCTACCTGTGCGATCAGTTCGACACGCGCGGCCGCCTGCTTCCGCGCGAGGCGAAGGCGCGCTCGCGAGTCGAGCAGTGGCTGATGTTCCAGATGAGCGGCGTCGGCCCGATGCAAGGGCAGGCCAACGTCTTTCACCGCTACTTCCCCGAGCGGCTGCCGAGCGTGATCGCGCGCTACCAGAACGAGACGCGGCGCCTCTA is drawn from Deltaproteobacteria bacterium and contains these coding sequences:
- a CDS encoding cytochrome c; the protein is MSLLAPLRRSLLILVALAACAGAAQGEAPPALRFLRDGAEVAKLSLPALLECCSPREVRVDDPYYGGPKRFRALPLALVLARGFGDTEHDAFARSELLLRARDGYTRTASGEQLLGEGAFLAFADAEHPGGAFFPIDRRQVDPAPFYLVWQGEGRSDTTLWPWPYQLAEIEVVDFARAFPHVVPQGAAPDSAAQRGFALFRASCIACHAINGEGGTVGPELNVPRSIVEYRDAEQLKAFIRDPRSFRYTSMPAHPHFRDADLDALIAYFTHMSAHKRDPGAGPGH
- a CDS encoding glutathione S-transferase family protein, whose protein sequence is MIDLYTASTPNGWKVSIALEELGIPYRVTAIDLAKNVQKEPWFLAINPNGRVPAIVDRANGDFAVFESGAILLYLCDQFDTRGRLLPREAKARSRVEQWLMFQMSGVGPMQGQANVFHRYFPERLPSVIARYQNETRRLYGVLDAQLARAPYLAGDYSIADIASFGWLSIHAWAGISLDGLPHLQRWMSDLGARPAVQRGIAVPQPLVLPKDDRVTEELAETARNIIQR